Proteins from one Hydrogenophaga sp. SL48 genomic window:
- the mdeB gene encoding alpha-ketoglutarate dehydrogenase: MNNMNPAWHLTANADTNPDETQEWRDALLSLAASEGPARVRHILDELARVARSQRIGWQPELNTPYINTIAVEDQPAFPGDLAVEERLASLMRWNALAMVVRANQAYGELGGHIASYASAADLFETGFNHFFHARSESHGGDLVFFQPHSAPGVYARAFLEGRLSEADLMHYRQEITAPASGARGLSSYPHPWLMPDFWQFPTGSMGIGPISSIYHARFMRYLTHRQLLNCEGRNENGVHVDKRRVWGVFGDGEMDEPESMSALTLAAREKLDNLVWVVNCNLQRLDGPVRGNGRIIDELEKLFAGAGWNVIKLVWGSDWDGLFARDTSGALVRAFANTVDGQMQTFAAKDGRFNRDNFFGQNPELAALAQGMTDEQIDRLKRGGHDLVKIHAAYAAAAAHTGQPTVILAQTKKGYGMGAAGQGKMTTHSQKKFDETDLIQFRNRFNLPLTDEQAKGLAFFNPAEHSPEMRYLREHRAALGGSMPRRETACAVVPVPAIDAYAQFALKADGKEMSTTMAFVRMLGTLLKDPALGPRIVPIVADEARTFGMANLFKQVGIYSSVGQRYAPEDIGSVLSYREALEGQILEEGISEAGALASWTAAATSYSVHGLAMLPFYIYYSMFGFQRVGDAIWAAADQRSRGFLLGATSGRTTLGGEGLQHQDGSSHLVAATIPNCKAYDPAFAGELAVIVDAGMREMLVEQKDVFYYVTLMNENYANPDLPEGAAEGVLKGCYRFGHYGPVDAEQRVTLLGSGAIFTEVVKAARQLAEQGVGVDVFSITSWSELARDGVAQEGREAGAYLTQLLVSSAGPIVAATDYVRAVPESVRAFMPEGRRFHTLGTDGFGRSDTRAALRAYFQVDAASIVKAALHSLAPLGRGLG; the protein is encoded by the coding sequence ATGAACAACATGAACCCCGCCTGGCATCTGACCGCCAACGCCGACACCAACCCCGACGAAACTCAGGAGTGGCGCGACGCCCTGCTTTCGCTGGCGGCCAGCGAAGGCCCGGCGCGCGTGCGCCATATCCTGGACGAGCTGGCCCGCGTGGCGCGCAGCCAGCGCATCGGCTGGCAACCCGAGCTGAACACGCCCTACATCAACACCATCGCGGTGGAAGACCAGCCCGCCTTCCCCGGCGACCTCGCGGTGGAAGAACGCCTGGCCTCGCTGATGCGCTGGAACGCGCTGGCCATGGTGGTGCGGGCCAACCAGGCGTATGGCGAACTGGGCGGGCACATTGCCAGTTACGCGAGCGCGGCCGATCTGTTTGAGACCGGGTTCAACCATTTCTTCCACGCGCGCAGTGAAAGTCATGGCGGCGACCTCGTGTTCTTCCAGCCGCACAGCGCGCCGGGTGTGTACGCGCGGGCTTTCCTCGAAGGCCGCCTGAGCGAGGCCGACCTGATGCACTACCGCCAGGAGATCACCGCGCCGGCCAGCGGCGCGCGCGGGCTCTCCAGCTACCCGCACCCCTGGCTGATGCCCGACTTCTGGCAGTTCCCCACCGGCTCCATGGGCATTGGCCCGATCAGCTCGATCTACCACGCGCGCTTCATGCGCTACCTCACGCACCGGCAGTTGCTGAACTGCGAAGGCCGCAACGAGAACGGCGTACACGTCGACAAGCGACGTGTGTGGGGCGTGTTCGGCGATGGCGAGATGGACGAACCCGAGAGCATGAGCGCGCTCACGCTGGCCGCGCGCGAGAAGCTGGACAACCTGGTGTGGGTGGTCAACTGCAACCTGCAGCGGCTGGACGGCCCGGTTCGCGGCAACGGCCGCATCATCGACGAGCTGGAAAAGCTCTTCGCCGGCGCGGGCTGGAACGTGATCAAGCTGGTGTGGGGCAGCGACTGGGACGGCCTGTTCGCGCGCGACACCAGCGGCGCCCTGGTGCGCGCTTTTGCCAACACGGTGGACGGCCAGATGCAGACCTTCGCCGCGAAAGACGGCCGCTTCAACCGCGACAACTTTTTCGGCCAGAACCCCGAGCTGGCGGCGCTGGCCCAGGGCATGACCGACGAGCAGATCGACCGCCTCAAGCGCGGCGGCCACGACCTGGTGAAGATCCACGCCGCCTACGCAGCCGCCGCCGCGCACACCGGCCAACCCACCGTGATCCTGGCGCAGACCAAGAAAGGCTACGGCATGGGCGCGGCCGGCCAGGGCAAGATGACCACGCACAGCCAGAAGAAGTTCGACGAGACCGACCTGATTCAATTCCGCAACCGCTTCAACCTGCCGCTGACCGACGAACAGGCCAAGGGCCTGGCCTTCTTCAACCCCGCCGAACACAGCCCCGAGATGCGCTACCTGCGCGAGCACCGCGCGGCGCTGGGCGGCTCGATGCCGCGGCGCGAGACCGCGTGCGCCGTGGTGCCGGTGCCCGCCATCGACGCCTACGCGCAGTTCGCCCTGAAGGCCGATGGCAAGGAGATGAGCACCACCATGGCCTTCGTGCGCATGCTCGGCACCCTGCTGAAAGACCCGGCGCTTGGGCCGCGCATCGTGCCCATCGTGGCCGACGAGGCGCGCACCTTCGGCATGGCCAACCTGTTCAAGCAGGTGGGCATTTACAGCAGCGTGGGCCAGCGCTACGCGCCGGAAGACATCGGCTCGGTGCTCAGCTACCGCGAGGCGCTGGAAGGCCAGATCCTGGAAGAAGGCATCAGCGAGGCCGGCGCGCTGGCGAGTTGGACGGCCGCCGCCACCAGCTACAGCGTGCACGGCCTGGCCATGCTGCCCTTCTACATCTACTACTCCATGTTCGGCTTCCAGCGCGTGGGCGACGCGATCTGGGCCGCGGCCGACCAGCGCTCGCGCGGCTTCCTGCTCGGCGCCACCTCGGGCCGCACCACGCTCGGCGGCGAAGGCCTGCAGCACCAGGACGGCAGCAGCCACCTGGTGGCCGCCACCATCCCCAACTGCAAGGCCTACGACCCGGCGTTTGCGGGCGAGCTGGCCGTGATCGTGGACGCCGGCATGCGCGAGATGCTGGTGGAGCAGAAGGACGTGTTTTATTACGTCACGCTCATGAACGAGAACTACGCCAACCCCGATCTGCCCGAGGGTGCGGCCGAGGGGGTGCTCAAGGGCTGCTACCGCTTCGGCCACTACGGGCCGGTGGATGCCGAACAACGTGTCACCCTGCTCGGCTCGGGCGCCATCTTCACCGAGGTGGTCAAAGCCGCGCGGCAACTGGCCGAACAGGGTGTGGGTGTGGACGTGTTCAGCATCACCAGCTGGAGCGAGCTGGCGCGCGACGGTGTGGCGCAGGAGGGGAGGGAGGCCGGTGCCTACCTGACGCAACTACTGGTCAGCAGCGCCGGCCCTATCGTGGCCGCCACCGATTACGTGCGCGCCGTACCCGAGAGCGTGCGCGCCTTCATGCCTGAGGGCCGGCGCTTTCACACGCTGGGGACCGACGGTTTTGGGCGCAGTGATACACGGGCGGCGCTGCGGGCGTATTTTCAGGTCGATGCCGCGAGCATCGTGAAGGCGGCGCTTCACTCCCTCGCCCCTCTGGGGAGAGGGCTGGGGTGA
- a CDS encoding Lrp/AsnC family transcriptional regulator, with protein sequence MSIQSTNHLDATDLRILEELQTDASLSNVELARRVHLSPSPCLARVRALEARGLIRQYVALLDAKQLGLHLNVFISISLKQQSRETLQAFEERIVLRDEVMECYLMTGDADYLLRVAVPDMPALERFILEQISPIAQVEKIRSSFALKQVRYKTALPLHAA encoded by the coding sequence ATGAGCATTCAAAGCACAAACCACCTCGATGCGACCGATCTGAGGATTCTGGAAGAGCTCCAGACCGACGCGAGCCTGTCCAACGTGGAGCTCGCCCGGCGCGTGCACCTGTCGCCCTCGCCCTGCCTGGCGCGGGTGCGTGCGCTGGAGGCGCGGGGGCTGATCCGACAGTACGTGGCGCTGCTCGACGCGAAGCAACTGGGCCTGCACCTCAACGTGTTCATCTCCATCAGCCTCAAGCAGCAGAGCCGCGAAACGCTGCAAGCCTTTGAAGAGCGCATCGTCCTGCGCGACGAGGTGATGGAGTGTTACCTCATGACCGGCGACGCCGACTACCTGCTGCGCGTGGCCGTACCCGACATGCCGGCGCTGGAGCGCTTCATCCTGGAACAGATTTCACCGATTGCCCAGGTGGAGAAGATACGGTCCAGTTTTGCGCTGAAGCAGGTTCGGTACAAGACCGCGTTGCCGTTGCATGCGGCGTGA
- a CDS encoding DUF4279 domain-containing protein, translating into MTNEAEVYFALYGSEFDLEEATRRIGIEPTSIKRKGEPKTRKHLFWQISPDRIEGDIIDIYEMSSALVAQLAPFAEKIASTRQALGLEAVLEVVLWISTDESKSTPAIGFDHEVISFLQKVGATIDVDTYCNAP; encoded by the coding sequence ATGACGAACGAAGCAGAGGTTTACTTTGCACTCTACGGAAGTGAATTCGACCTCGAAGAAGCCACGCGCCGCATCGGCATTGAACCGACCTCTATCAAGCGGAAGGGCGAACCGAAAACGCGAAAGCATTTGTTCTGGCAGATTTCGCCCGATCGGATCGAGGGTGACATCATCGACATATACGAGATGTCTTCTGCCCTTGTTGCGCAGCTCGCGCCATTTGCGGAGAAGATCGCAAGTACAAGACAAGCGCTCGGACTGGAAGCGGTTTTGGAAGTTGTCTTGTGGATTTCCACCGATGAATCAAAGTCTACGCCTGCGATTGGCTTTGATCATGAAGTGATCTCATTTCTACAAAAGGTTGGAGCAACAATTGATGTTGATACCTATTGCAATGCGCCTTAA
- a CDS encoding IS1182 family transposase — protein MARYKPIDRNPRLLPVVLSDQIQPGSFEFALDHLIDNELDLSALDARFRNDETGASAYDPRVMLKIVLLAYSRGLISSRRIEAACLHNVQFIAISGDSQPSYTLIAKFVRELGDDIQALFTQVLLTCDRLGLIGRQMFAIDGVKLPANASKERSGTHAELAHRAERLDKAARKIIEAHQRQDASGVAPDADEQRQARIQALHKEAQATRDFIARNAPRRNRKGQELKTNVTDPESAKMATGKGVIQGYAAQAAVDSQNQIIVAADVTGSGSEQAMLLPMVKASEAVRTPDTLITADAGYHSTENLQALAEQHIDALIADNQMRQRDERFEDQGKHKAKGDPLYEKKPTGSAQKIGLYRPEDFRVSEDQSHCICPAGRKLYSNGNACTINGRQCHKYTGSHSSCSPCDHRHLCLRHPERTAVRQVAIFKKSQSSPNDVLQAMKQRIDSPEGRRRYSQRIGTVEPVFGNIRHNKRLNRFTLRGSKKVGTQWRLYCLVHNIEKLAGCELKK, from the coding sequence ATGGCGAGATACAAACCGATCGACCGCAATCCCCGGCTCTTGCCCGTGGTGCTGAGCGATCAGATTCAACCCGGCAGCTTTGAATTTGCGCTCGATCACCTGATCGACAACGAACTCGATCTCAGCGCCCTGGACGCGCGCTTTCGCAACGATGAGACCGGCGCCAGCGCCTACGACCCCCGTGTCATGCTCAAGATCGTTCTGCTGGCGTACAGCCGGGGCCTGATCAGCAGCCGGCGCATCGAAGCGGCCTGCCTGCACAACGTGCAATTCATCGCCATCAGCGGCGACAGTCAACCGAGCTACACCCTCATTGCCAAGTTCGTGCGCGAGCTCGGCGACGACATCCAGGCCTTGTTCACCCAGGTGCTGCTCACCTGCGACCGCCTCGGCCTGATCGGGCGGCAGATGTTTGCCATCGACGGCGTGAAGCTGCCGGCCAACGCCAGCAAAGAGCGCAGCGGCACCCATGCCGAGCTGGCACACCGGGCAGAGCGCCTGGACAAGGCCGCGCGCAAGATCATCGAGGCCCACCAGCGGCAAGACGCCAGCGGTGTTGCGCCGGACGCAGACGAACAGCGTCAGGCCCGCATCCAGGCCCTGCACAAAGAGGCCCAGGCCACGCGCGACTTCATCGCCCGCAACGCTCCGCGGCGCAACCGCAAAGGCCAGGAACTCAAGACCAACGTCACCGACCCCGAGAGCGCCAAGATGGCCACCGGCAAAGGCGTGATCCAGGGCTACGCGGCGCAAGCCGCAGTGGACAGTCAAAACCAGATCATTGTGGCGGCCGATGTCACCGGCTCAGGCTCGGAGCAGGCCATGCTGCTGCCCATGGTCAAGGCCAGTGAAGCCGTGAGAACCCCAGACACCTTGATCACCGCCGATGCGGGCTACCACAGCACCGAGAACCTGCAGGCGCTGGCCGAGCAGCACATCGATGCGCTGATTGCAGACAACCAGATGAGGCAGCGCGACGAGCGATTCGAGGACCAAGGCAAACACAAGGCTAAGGGTGATCCGCTGTACGAGAAGAAGCCCACGGGATCAGCGCAGAAGATCGGGCTTTACCGGCCCGAGGACTTCCGGGTGAGCGAGGACCAAAGCCACTGCATCTGCCCGGCTGGCCGCAAGCTCTACAGCAACGGCAACGCCTGCACGATCAACGGGCGTCAGTGTCACAAGTACACCGGCAGCCACAGCAGCTGCAGCCCGTGCGATCACAGGCACCTGTGCTTGCGCCACCCTGAGCGCACGGCGGTGCGGCAGGTGGCGATCTTCAAGAAGAGCCAGAGCAGCCCCAACGACGTGCTCCAGGCGATGAAGCAACGCATCGACAGTCCCGAGGGCAGAAGGCGCTACAGCCAGCGCATCGGCACGGTGGAGCCGGTGTTTGGCAACATCCGGCACAACAAGCGGCTGAACCGGTTCACGCTGCGCGGGAGCAAGAAGGTGGGCACGCAGTGGAGGCTGTATTGCCTGGTGCACAACATCGAGAAACTGGCTGGCTGCGAGCTGAAGAAATAG
- a CDS encoding IS1182 family transposase: MSRYIEGQDRQQVTLLPECLDDFVAEDNPIRVVDAFVGELNLAALGFEGATPAVTGRPSYNPAVLLKIYIYGYLNRIQSSRRLERECQRNVELMWLTGRLSPDFKTIADFRRDNGAGIRNVCRRFVVLCRELKLFSQALVAIDGSKFKAVNTRDRNFTTGKIDKRQQQIEESIHRYLTALETADRTQPAELEAKTSRLQDKIAHLRQQMRGLQEVKEQLKNDPEGQISLTDPDARSMATSGKGSGMVAYNVQVAVDAKHHLIVAHEVTNAGSDRAQLSPMAIAAREAMGKKKLRAIADRGYFSGPQIKACADAGISAVLPKPTTSGAKAAGRFDRADFIYIKEDDEYQCPAGQRAIYRFSGEEKGMVIRRYWSSACTQCSMKSQCTPSKYRRISRWEHDDVLESVQRRLDRSPNSMTIRRRTVEHVFGTFKSWMGYTHFLSKRLANVGTEMSLHVLAYNLRRVLAILGFEGTIKAMRLAGA, encoded by the coding sequence ATGTCGAGATACATCGAGGGTCAGGACAGGCAGCAAGTCACGTTGCTGCCGGAGTGCCTGGATGACTTCGTAGCTGAGGACAACCCGATACGGGTGGTTGATGCCTTTGTCGGAGAGTTGAACCTGGCAGCGCTGGGGTTCGAAGGCGCAACGCCTGCCGTAACCGGTCGACCTTCGTACAACCCTGCGGTGCTGCTGAAGATCTACATCTACGGCTACCTCAACCGGATCCAGTCCAGTCGGCGTTTGGAGCGCGAGTGCCAACGCAATGTCGAGTTGATGTGGCTAACCGGTCGCCTGTCGCCAGACTTCAAGACGATCGCTGACTTCCGGCGTGACAACGGAGCAGGCATCCGCAACGTATGTCGACGCTTTGTAGTGCTGTGCCGAGAACTCAAGCTGTTCAGCCAGGCGCTGGTGGCCATTGATGGCAGCAAGTTCAAGGCGGTCAACACGCGGGACCGCAACTTCACCACCGGCAAGATCGACAAGCGCCAGCAGCAGATCGAGGAGAGCATTCATCGTTACTTGACTGCGCTGGAGACAGCCGACCGCACCCAGCCAGCAGAGCTGGAAGCAAAGACATCCCGCCTGCAGGACAAGATCGCTCACCTGCGCCAGCAGATGCGTGGGCTCCAAGAGGTCAAGGAGCAGTTGAAGAACGATCCCGAGGGCCAAATCTCGTTGACCGACCCAGATGCGCGCTCCATGGCCACCAGTGGAAAGGGCTCCGGCATGGTCGCCTACAACGTGCAGGTGGCGGTGGACGCCAAGCACCACCTGATCGTTGCCCATGAGGTCACCAACGCCGGCAGCGACAGAGCGCAGCTCAGTCCGATGGCCATCGCCGCGCGTGAAGCCATGGGCAAGAAGAAGCTGCGCGCGATTGCTGACCGTGGGTACTTCAGCGGCCCACAGATCAAGGCCTGTGCGGACGCGGGCATCTCTGCCGTACTGCCCAAGCCAACGACATCCGGCGCGAAGGCCGCAGGACGATTCGACCGGGCCGACTTCATCTACATAAAGGAAGACGACGAATACCAATGCCCGGCAGGGCAGCGCGCCATCTACCGGTTCTCTGGCGAGGAGAAAGGCATGGTGATTCGTCGCTACTGGAGCAGTGCCTGCACGCAGTGTTCGATGAAGTCGCAGTGCACGCCCAGCAAGTACCGACGCATCTCACGTTGGGAACATGACGACGTGCTGGAATCGGTACAGCGCCGCCTGGATCGCTCGCCCAATTCGATGACGATCCGGCGCAGAACGGTAGAGCATGTGTTCGGCACCTTCAAGAGCTGGATGGGGTACACCCACTTCCTCTCCAAAAGGTTGGCCAACGTAGGGACGGAGATGAGCCTGCACGTGCTGGCCTACAACCTGCGGCGTGTACTCGCCATCTTGGGGTTCGAAGGGACCATCAAGGCAATGAGGTTGGCGGGGGCGTGA
- a CDS encoding PDR/VanB family oxidoreductase, which produces MSDPQTPLLVRVARKHTEALDICSLDLVAEPGHTLPAFSAGAHIDVALPNGLVRQYSLCNPPGETGRYQIAVLRDAASRGGSQAVHDAVTEGSTLRISAPKNHFPLATEASHHLLLAGGIGITPLLAMAERLTSQGECFELHHCTRSRERTPFVSRIAASPFARHVHHHHDDGDAGQRLDLAGTLARAPQGTHLYVCGPTGFMDAVLAAGRAAGWSEERLHREYFAAAPVDHANDGSFELEIASSGRVIPVRADQSALAALLAAGLDIPMSCEQGVCGTCLTGVKAGTPDHRDQYLTPEERAANNQFLPCCSRASSARLVLDL; this is translated from the coding sequence ATGAGCGACCCCCAAACCCCCCTGCTGGTGCGCGTGGCGCGCAAGCACACCGAAGCGCTGGACATCTGCAGCCTGGACCTGGTGGCCGAGCCCGGCCACACGCTGCCCGCCTTCAGCGCCGGCGCCCACATCGACGTCGCCCTGCCCAACGGCCTGGTGCGCCAGTACTCGCTGTGCAACCCGCCCGGCGAGACCGGCCGCTACCAGATCGCGGTGCTGCGCGACGCCGCCTCGCGCGGCGGCTCGCAGGCGGTGCACGACGCCGTGACCGAGGGTTCGACCCTGCGCATCAGCGCGCCGAAAAACCACTTCCCGCTCGCCACCGAGGCGTCGCACCACCTGCTGCTCGCCGGCGGCATCGGCATCACGCCGCTGCTGGCGATGGCCGAGCGGCTGACCAGCCAGGGCGAGTGCTTCGAGCTGCACCACTGCACCCGCTCGCGCGAGCGCACACCGTTTGTCTCGCGCATCGCGGCCTCGCCGTTCGCGCGCCATGTGCACCACCACCACGACGACGGCGACGCGGGGCAGCGGCTGGACCTCGCCGGCACCCTGGCCCGTGCGCCGCAAGGCACGCACCTCTATGTCTGCGGCCCGACCGGCTTCATGGACGCCGTGCTGGCCGCCGGCCGCGCCGCCGGCTGGTCCGAGGAGCGCCTGCACCGCGAGTACTTCGCGGCCGCGCCGGTGGACCACGCGAACGACGGCAGCTTCGAACTGGAGATCGCCAGCAGCGGCCGCGTGATCCCCGTGCGTGCCGACCAGAGCGCGCTGGCCGCCCTGCTGGCCGCCGGGCTGGACATTCCCATGTCGTGCGAACAGGGCGTGTGCGGCACCTGCCTGACCGGCGTGAAGGCCGGCACGCCGGACCACCGCGACCAGTACCTCACGCCCGAAGAGCGCGCGGCGAACAACCAGTTCCTGCCCTGCTGTTCGCGCGCCAGCAGCGCGCGACTGGTGCTCGACCTCTGA
- a CDS encoding aromatic ring-hydroxylating oxygenase subunit alpha produces MFPINTWYVACTADEIDEKPLGRTICNQAIAFYRAQGGKVAAVEDFCPHRGAPLSLGYVCEGKLVCGYHGLEMGCDGKTVAMPGQRVGGFPAIRSFPVEERYGFVWVWPGEKDKADPALIPHMEWHNNPEWAYGGGLYHVKADYRLMVDNLMDLTHETYVHSTSIGQKEIDEAPCKTTVNGDEVITSRFMSDIPAPPFWKAALRAKGLADDVPVDRWQICRFTPPSHVIIEVGVAHAGHGGYDAPAEHKVYSQVIDFITPETNTSMHYFWGMARKFNPGDKALTAQIREGQGKIFSEDLEMLERQQKNLSAFPERALLKLNIDTGGVQSRRVIDRVIAAEQGATA; encoded by the coding sequence ATGTTCCCCATCAACACCTGGTACGTGGCCTGCACGGCCGACGAGATCGACGAAAAGCCCCTGGGTCGCACCATCTGCAACCAGGCCATCGCGTTCTACCGTGCCCAGGGCGGCAAGGTCGCGGCGGTGGAGGACTTCTGCCCGCACCGTGGCGCGCCGCTCTCGCTGGGCTACGTCTGCGAAGGCAAGCTGGTCTGCGGCTACCACGGGCTGGAGATGGGCTGCGACGGCAAGACGGTCGCCATGCCCGGCCAGCGCGTCGGTGGCTTCCCGGCCATCCGCAGTTTTCCGGTGGAAGAGCGCTACGGCTTCGTCTGGGTCTGGCCGGGCGAGAAAGACAAGGCCGACCCGGCGCTGATCCCGCACATGGAGTGGCACAACAACCCCGAGTGGGCCTACGGCGGCGGGCTGTACCACGTGAAGGCCGACTACCGCCTGATGGTCGACAACCTGATGGACCTCACGCACGAGACCTACGTGCACTCCACCAGCATCGGCCAGAAGGAAATCGACGAGGCGCCGTGCAAGACCACGGTCAACGGCGACGAGGTGATCACCAGCCGCTTCATGAGCGACATCCCCGCGCCGCCGTTCTGGAAAGCCGCGCTGCGCGCCAAGGGGCTGGCCGACGACGTGCCGGTGGACCGCTGGCAGATCTGCCGCTTCACGCCACCCAGCCACGTGATCATCGAAGTGGGCGTGGCCCACGCCGGCCACGGCGGCTACGACGCACCGGCCGAACACAAGGTCTACAGCCAGGTGATCGACTTCATCACGCCCGAGACCAACACCTCGATGCACTATTTCTGGGGCATGGCGCGCAAGTTCAACCCGGGCGACAAGGCGCTGACGGCGCAGATCCGCGAAGGCCAGGGCAAGATTTTTTCGGAAGACCTGGAGATGCTGGAACGCCAGCAGAAGAACCTCAGCGCCTTCCCCGAGCGCGCCCTGCTCAAGCTCAACATCGACACCGGCGGCGTGCAGTCGCGCCGGGTGATCGACCGCGTGATCGCGGCCGAACAGGGCGCCACCGCCTGA
- a CDS encoding MarR family winged helix-turn-helix transcriptional regulator: MSTEPSFDTSLQAEPGHLIRRAHQLAVSSFHETHGRQITPVQYALLRALQASPGIDQVTLAEKVALDTSTTADIATRLETKGWIVRELLPRRQRSLRLTAEGEAVLADMLPRVEPMYRALLAPMEAAEQAEFLRLLRKFVQLNEATPTPPDSGKPGV, encoded by the coding sequence GTGAGCACCGAACCCAGCTTCGACACCTCCCTGCAGGCCGAACCCGGCCACCTGATCCGCCGCGCACACCAGCTGGCGGTGTCGAGTTTTCACGAGACGCACGGCCGGCAGATCACACCCGTGCAGTACGCGCTGCTGCGCGCGCTGCAGGCCTCGCCCGGCATCGACCAGGTGACCCTGGCCGAGAAGGTGGCACTGGACACCTCGACCACCGCCGACATCGCCACCCGCCTCGAAACCAAGGGCTGGATCGTGCGCGAGCTGCTGCCCCGCCGGCAGCGCAGCCTGCGCCTCACCGCCGAGGGCGAAGCGGTGCTGGCCGACATGCTGCCGCGCGTGGAACCGATGTACCGCGCCCTGCTCGCCCCCATGGAAGCGGCCGAACAGGCCGAATTCCTGCGGCTGCTGCGCAAGTTCGTGCAGCTGAACGAAGCCACACCAACCCCACCGGATTCGGGTAAACCCGGGGTCTGA
- a CDS encoding NAD(P)/FAD-dependent oxidoreductase, which yields MTSSTDTTDFIVIGAGIAGASVAHWLAPHGRVTVLEREPQPGYHSTGRSAALYMASYGSAQVRALTRASLAFFDAPPAGFSEHPLLSPRGAMMVATEEQMPELEAHWAMLAPLNPQAVRLTGAQACERVPALRPDQVAGAVYEPDAADMDVHAIHGGFLRGVRRHGGEIVCDAAVTSLHRVDGLWQVDAAGRRWQAPVVINAAGAWADAVGQMAGARAIGLVPKRRSAFVFHAPKDQHVAHWPLVFGAAEDWYIKPDAGVLLGSPANADPVPPQDVQPEELDIAMAIHRIGEMTTLEVNRPIRTWAGLRSFVEDGGLVGGFDPLAEGFFWVAAQGGYGIQTAPAMGEACAALARGLPIPAHIAAEGLDAAQLGPARLHRPQSA from the coding sequence ATGACCTCCTCCACCGACACCACCGACTTCATCGTGATCGGCGCCGGCATTGCCGGCGCATCGGTCGCCCACTGGCTCGCACCCCACGGCCGTGTGACCGTGCTCGAACGCGAGCCCCAGCCCGGCTACCACTCGACCGGGCGCTCCGCCGCGCTCTACATGGCCAGCTACGGTTCGGCGCAGGTGCGCGCGCTCACCCGCGCCAGCCTCGCCTTCTTCGACGCGCCCCCCGCCGGTTTCAGCGAACACCCCCTGCTCTCGCCACGCGGCGCGATGATGGTCGCCACCGAAGAACAGATGCCCGAACTCGAAGCCCACTGGGCCATGCTCGCGCCACTGAACCCGCAGGCAGTGCGCCTCACGGGCGCCCAGGCCTGCGAGCGCGTGCCCGCCCTGCGCCCGGATCAGGTGGCCGGCGCGGTGTACGAACCCGACGCCGCCGACATGGACGTGCACGCGATCCACGGCGGCTTTCTGCGCGGCGTTCGCCGGCACGGCGGCGAGATCGTCTGCGATGCCGCGGTGACATCGCTGCACCGGGTGGACGGGCTTTGGCAGGTGGACGCGGCGGGCCGCCGCTGGCAGGCGCCGGTGGTGATCAACGCCGCGGGCGCCTGGGCCGACGCGGTCGGGCAGATGGCCGGCGCGCGCGCCATCGGGCTGGTGCCCAAACGCCGTTCGGCCTTTGTGTTCCACGCGCCCAAAGACCAGCACGTGGCCCACTGGCCGCTGGTGTTCGGCGCTGCGGAAGACTGGTACATCAAGCCCGACGCGGGCGTGCTGCTCGGCTCGCCCGCCAACGCCGACCCGGTGCCGCCGCAGGACGTGCAGCCCGAAGAACTCGACATCGCCATGGCGATCCACCGCATCGGCGAGATGACCACGCTGGAGGTCAACCGCCCGATCCGCACCTGGGCGGGCCTGCGCTCGTTCGTGGAAGACGGCGGTCTCGTGGGCGGCTTCGACCCGTTGGCCGAGGGCTTCTTCTGGGTGGCGGCGCAAGGCGGCTACGGCATCCAGACCGCGCCCGCGATGGGCGAGGCCTGCGCGGCGCTGGCGCGCGGCCTGCCGATCCCGGCGCACATCGCGGCCGAGGGCCTGGACGCCGCGCAACTCGGTCCGGCCCGCCTGCATCGGCCACAATCGGCGTGA
- a CDS encoding universal stress protein codes for MLNILIPVDGSSHALLAVHHAVRLVHAGLKARFVLANVQETATLYELVVAHDPEVLERVNESAGLDLMRPAMALLEAAGLQVVQEVATGDPAHTLIDIVERHGCDAVIMAAGSGEGELGSVPQHMVDHSPVPVTVVREPVSLSDSDD; via the coding sequence ATGCTGAACATTCTCATCCCGGTCGACGGTTCTTCCCATGCGCTGCTGGCGGTGCACCACGCGGTGCGGCTGGTGCATGCGGGCTTGAAGGCGCGGTTCGTGCTGGCGAATGTGCAGGAGACGGCCACACTGTACGAGCTGGTGGTGGCGCACGATCCGGAGGTGCTGGAGCGGGTGAACGAGTCGGCGGGGCTGGACCTGATGCGCCCGGCGATGGCGTTGCTGGAGGCCGCGGGCCTGCAGGTGGTGCAGGAGGTGGCCACCGGGGACCCGGCGCACACGCTGATCGACATCGTGGAGCGGCACGGGTGCGACGCGGTGATCATGGCGGCGGGGTCGGGCGAGGGCGAGCTGGGCTCGGTGCCGCAGCACATGGTGGACCATTCGCCGGTGCCGGTGACGGTGGTTCGGGAGCCTGTGTCTTTGTCAGACTCAGACGACTGA